From a region of the Nitrospira sp. genome:
- a CDS encoding phospho-N-acetylmuramoyl-pentapeptide-transferase, giving the protein MLYIWLYPLHTEFSFLNVFRYLSFRIIYAAVTAFLIAFILAPWVIRKLQEIKLGQQIRDDGPKRHLAKSGTPTMGGILIIFAVTLSTLLWADISRPHIWLVLVATLGFCAIGFADDYLKFIKAQSKGLSAAQKFTAQIAVALVVALILYSLPGYNTKLSVPFFKNFMPDLGWFYVVFAILVIVGSSNAVNLTDGLDGLAVGPVMIAALAYTVVAYVTGHRLMSEYLLIPHIEGAGELAVFTAAMLGSSLGFLWFNTYPASVFMGDVGSLPLGAALGTVAVISKHELLLLMVGGVFVIEAVSVIFQVASFKSRGKRIFLMAPIHHHFEMKGWEEPKVVVRLWIIAILLALLSLSTLKLR; this is encoded by the coding sequence ATGCTGTATATCTGGCTCTATCCGCTCCACACCGAATTTTCCTTTCTGAATGTGTTTCGCTACCTGAGCTTTCGCATCATCTATGCCGCAGTGACTGCATTTCTGATCGCATTTATTCTCGCGCCCTGGGTGATCCGAAAGCTCCAAGAGATCAAGCTGGGTCAACAAATACGCGACGATGGACCGAAACGGCATTTGGCCAAGAGCGGGACACCCACGATGGGGGGAATCCTCATCATCTTTGCCGTGACTCTGTCGACGTTGCTCTGGGCCGATATCTCGCGACCCCACATCTGGCTGGTTCTTGTGGCGACGTTGGGGTTCTGTGCCATCGGTTTTGCGGATGACTACCTCAAATTCATCAAAGCCCAGTCGAAGGGACTGTCGGCGGCGCAAAAGTTTACGGCACAGATAGCGGTTGCGCTCGTCGTCGCGCTGATTCTGTATTCATTGCCCGGTTATAACACCAAGCTCAGCGTGCCGTTTTTCAAGAATTTCATGCCGGATTTGGGATGGTTTTACGTGGTCTTTGCCATCCTGGTGATCGTCGGCAGTTCCAATGCCGTCAATCTTACGGACGGTCTCGATGGACTGGCCGTTGGGCCGGTCATGATCGCGGCATTGGCATACACTGTCGTGGCCTATGTCACCGGCCATCGATTGATGTCGGAGTATCTCCTGATTCCTCACATCGAGGGGGCGGGAGAATTGGCGGTTTTTACGGCAGCCATGTTGGGCTCAAGCCTGGGGTTCCTCTGGTTCAATACCTACCCGGCCTCGGTGTTTATGGGCGATGTCGGGTCGCTTCCGCTTGGAGCGGCCCTTGGAACGGTCGCCGTGATCAGCAAGCATGAATTGTTGTTGCTGATGGTCGGCGGTGTCTTCGTGATCGAAGCCGTGTCGGTGATTTTTCAAGTGGCCTCGTTCAAATCCCGGGGGAAGCGGATCTTTCTCATGGCGCCGATTCACCACCACTTTGAGATGAAAGGTTGGGAAGAGCCCAAAGTCGTCGTACGTCTGTGGATCATCGCCATTCTTCTGGCGTTGCTGAGCCTGAGCACACTCAAGTTGAGGTGA